One window of Magallana gigas chromosome 2, xbMagGiga1.1, whole genome shotgun sequence genomic DNA carries:
- the LOC105317586 gene encoding uncharacterized protein: MTILVTFFLSCSVFIGMIGASEKFYDCDMYSDEANIPTENTYCIKDFGDGIFYCKSWTCADPDCPEEQQLAQEGSSCPICPDTCTNGGIIFDKGDSIKCVDGSNKCICTDTGVVISTRRGTNKFWLCGVPEN, encoded by the exons ATGACGATTTTAGTGACGTTTTTCCTCAGCTGTTCAGTCTTCATCGGCATGA TTGGCGCGTCCGAGAAGTTCTACGATTGTGACATGTACAGCGATGAGGCCAACATTCCGACCGAGAACACCTACTGCATAAAGGACTTCGGAGACGGCATATTCTACTGTAAATCCTGGACATGCGCTGATCCGGACTGTCCCGAGGAGCAGCAGCTGGCCCAGGAAGGGTCATCCTGTCCAATCTGTCCAG ATACCTGCACTAACGGAGGTATAATCTTCGACAAAGGTGACAGCATTAAGTGTGTCGATGGCTCCAACAAATGTATCTGTACAGACACCGGGGTGGTCATTTCCACTCGGAGAGGAACAAATAAATTTTGGCTTTGTGGTGTACCTGAAAactaa